A stretch of Ipomoea triloba cultivar NCNSP0323 chromosome 11, ASM357664v1 DNA encodes these proteins:
- the LOC115997624 gene encoding nudix hydrolase 18, mitochondrial-like: protein MQIERMVSMSSRTGRDLQRYNVQGCRQVVGCIPYRYKKDYHSPSVNGTPVDDLEFLLVSSQKSPRLMFPKGGWEQDESLEEAASRETFEEAGVLGEAESCLGTWYFKSKSIDAFHEGFMLPLFVTEELDDWPERDVRLRLWVSYEEAMERCFHPWMKEALDAFVSQLTLRQVGEKHPGNAMETEETLAIEEQIVESLSQGVQSSEEMVTSEEEDMLMAEEPRIDIVSHQSMQKKEDKSLGTLYCIEVVAIEEQTIGGVDQGLQRKVEEQPWNALLMIEKGRTARRFLSMGLFKEEPRMGIVIA from the exons ATGCAAATTGAGAGGATGGTTTCTATGTCTTCAAGGACTGGGAGGGACTTGCAGAGGTATAATGTTCAAGGTTGTCGCCAAGTTGTAGG ATGCATACCATACAGATACAAGAAAGATTACCATTCACCTTCAGTAAATGGGACCCCAGTTGATGATTTGGAGTTTCTTTTGGTCAGTTCACAGAAAAGTCCAAGGCTGATGTTCCCTAAG GGTGGTTGGGAGCAAGATGAGTCTTTGGAAGAAGCAGCTTCTCGTGAAACATTTGAGGAAGCTGGGGTTTTAGGAGAAGCAGAG AGTTGTTTAGGAACATGGTATTTTAAGAGCAAAAGCATAGATGCATTTCATGAGGGGTTCATGCTGCCATTGTTTGTCACTGAGGAGCTCGACGATTGGCCTGAGAGAGATGTCCGCCTTCGATTATGG GTGTCGTATGAGGAAGCAATGGAACGATGTTTTCATCCGTGGATGAAGGAGGCTCTAGATGCTTTCGTTTCCCAGCTCACCCTTCGTCAAGTAGGCGAAAAACACCCGGGAAACGCCATGGAAACCGAGGAAACATTGGCAATTGAGGAACAAATAGTCGAGAGCTTGTCTCAGGGCGTGCAGAGTAGCGAAGAAATGGTAACGAGTGAGGAGGAAGATATGTTGATGGCTGAGGAGCCTAGAATAGATATTGTTTCTCATCAGAGTATGCAAAAGAAGGAAGACAAATCTTTAGGGACACTTTACTGCATAGAAGTGGTGGCGATCGAGGAACAAACTATAGGCGGTGTAGATCAGGGTCTGCAACGGAAGGTAGAAGAGCAGCCATGGAATGCCTTACTGATGATTGAAAAAGGAAGAACTGCGAGACGCTTCTTGTCGATGGGGTTATTCAAAGAGGAGCCAAGAATGGGGATTGTTATAGCATAA
- the LOC115996233 gene encoding probable serine/threonine protein kinase IREH1, which produces MVFKGRFFSSKKSDVSSPDGSSNSPRSIGSNSPIRSDKKMGKSSSSTSKDNSPATPTSISSLAASFKDKKKDSKGKESIVPNSNSPGKSGLGGGESLSSSKLKSLDGKETGPPTAVSVSPILASSLGLNKIKTRSGPLPQESFFSYGSRDKGSSLGASNLSKPQSSSATKSAVGKEDKRAVESSGWVDNGSSSDHMSTENAARSRNQSPRVPSRLQNGESSSEAGRFNPSRGHSGGLRSMDAYTSDLKTPYECDNPKESESPRFQAILRVTSAPRKRFPADIKSFSHELNSKGVRPFPFWKRRGLNNLEEVITMIRTKFAKAKEEVDSDLHIFAADLVGVLEKNAETHPEWQETIEDLLILARSCAMTSPGEFWLQCEGIVQELDDRRQELPTGMLKQLHTRMLFILTRCTRLLQFHKESFAEDEPMLQLRQSVQPADKHISGGVGMDQTISSTVKVPKTPATRKSYSQEQHGLEWKRDQAVQPEGFQLLPAETAKNLDSPGGRDRIASWKKLPSPAGKSPKEVTPLKEQEDNLEASKLPINKRGTPDLDLANAKHQEPPSSRDSHGHSSGSSKHQHKISWGYWGDQPGLSDESSIICRICEEEVPTLHVEEHSRICTIADRCDQKGLSVNERLIRIADTLEKLMESFSQKDFQPTAGSPDGAKVSNSSVTEESDVLSPKLSDWSRRGSEDMLDCFPEADNSAFVDELKALPSMSCKTRFGPKSDQGMTTSSAGSMTPRSPLLTPRTSPIDLLLLGKGGYPEHEDLPQMNELVDIARCVANTPVEDDRSMPYLITCLEDLKVVTDRRKLDALTVETFGTRIEKLIREKCLQLCELVDDEKVDITSTVIDEDAPFEDDVVRSLRTSPIHSSRDRTSIDDFEIIKPISRGAFGRVFLAKKRTTGDLFAIKVLKKADMIRKNAVESILAERDILISVRNPFVVRFFYSFTCRENLYLVMEYLNGGDLYSLLRNLGCLDEDVARVYIAEVVLALEYLHSLRVVHRDLKPDNLLIAHDGHIKLTDFGLSKVGLINSTDDLSGPAVSGTSMMDEDESQLSESEHQQERRNNRSAVGTPDYLAPEILLGTGHGFTADWWSVGVILFELIVGIPPFNAEHPQKIFDNILNRMIPWPLVPDEMSPEAQDLIDRLLTEDPHQRLGAKGATEVKQHPFFRNINWDTLARQKAAFVPTSESALDTSYFTSRFSWNTSDERVLATSDFEYSSDNGSISGSSSCLSRHDELGDECGGLAEFESGSPVNYSFSNFSFKNLSQLASINYDLLTKGLKEDQPTNPNP; this is translated from the exons ATGGTGTTCAAAGGCCGATTTTTCTCTTCTAAGAAATCCGATGTTTCCAGCCCAGATGGATCCTCTAACAGTCCGCGATCGATCGGGTCCAATTCCCCGATCCGATCTGATAAGAAAATGGGCAAGTCCTCCAGTTCCACTTCCAAGGACAATTCCCCTGCAACTCCGACTTCAATTTCTAGCCTAGCTGCTAGCTTCAAGGATAAGAAGAAGGATAGTAAGGGGAAAGAGAGTATAGTTCCCAATTCCAATTCTCCCGGGAAGTCCGGATTGGGAGGCGGAGAATCTTTGAGCTCTTCTAAGCTTAAGAGCTTGGATGGTAAGGAAACGGGCCCGCCGACTGCGGTGTCGGTGTCGCCGATTCTGGCATCGTCGTTAGGTTTGAACAAGATTAAGACGCGATCCGGGCCGTTGCCGCAGGAGAGCTTCTTCAGCTACGGGAGTAGAGATAAGGGAAGCTCTTTGGGTGCTAGTAACCTGTCTAAGCCACAGTCGAGCTCCGCAACAAAGAGTGCAGTGGGAAAGGAGGACAAAAGAGCAGTGGAGAGTTCTGGTTGGGTAGATAATGGGAGCAGTTCAGATCATATGTCAACGGAGAATGCTGCACGGTCCAGGAACCAAAGCCCTCGTGTCCCGTCTAGGCTGCAAAATGGTGAATCTTCTTCTGAAGCAG GTCGGTTCAATCCATCTCGGGGTCATTCAGGTGGTTTGAGGAGTATGGATGCTTATACTTCAGACTTGAAG ACACCTTATGAATGTGATAACCCAAAGGAGTCTGAATCTCCACGCTTTCAAGCTATACTTCGTGTGACCAGTGCACCTAGGAAAAGGTTCCCTGCTGATATCAAAAGTTTTTCCCATGAATTAAATTCTAAAGGTGTACGTCCTTTCCCATTTTGGAAGCGTCGAGGTTTAAATAACTTGGAG GAGGTTATAACTATGATAAGGACGAAGTTTGCTAAAGCAAAGGAGGAAGTTGATTCTGATCTTCATATCTTTGCAGCAGATCTGGTTGGGGTTTTAGAAAAGAATGCGGAAACTCATCCTGAATGGCAGGAAACAATTGAGGACTTGCTGATTTTGGCCCGAAGCTGTGCAATGACATCACCTGGAGAATTTTGGCTTCAGTGTGAAGGAATTGTTCAGGAGTTAGATGATAGGCGTCAGGAGCTTCCCACGGGTATGCTGAAGCAGCTGCATACTCGAATGCTTTTTATACTCACAAGGTGTACGCGATTGCTTCAGTTTCACAAGGAAAGTTTTGCTGAGGATGAACCTATGTTGCAGCTTCGCCAGTCAGTTCAACCTGCTGATAAACATATTTCTGGAGGCGTGGGGATGGATCAGACAATATCCAGTACTGTGAAGGTTCCAAAGACACCTGCTACAAGAAAATCTTATAGCCAGGAGCAGCACGGTTTGGAATGGAAGAGAGACCAAGCAGTACAGCCAGAGGGTTTTCAGTTATTGCCAGCTGAAACCGCCAAGAATCTGGATTCTCCTGGTGGTAGGGATCGGATAGCTTCTTGGAAGAAATTACCTTCTCCTGCTGGGAAAAGTCCAAAAGAAGTTACTCCCCTGAAGGAGCAAGAGGATAATCTAGAGGCTTCGAAGTTGCCAATCAACAAGAGAGGAACTCCAGATTTAGATCTTGCCAATGCTAAGCATCAAGAACCCCCTTCTAGCAGAGATTCTCATGGACACTCTTCAGGATCTTCCAAGCACCAGCACAAAATTTCTTGGGGTTACTGGGGAGACCAACCGGGTCTTTCTGATGAGAGCTCAATAATTTGTCGCATTTGTGAGGAGGAGGTTCCCACTTTGCATGTGGAAGAGCACTCTAGAATTTGTACCATTGCTGATCGTTGTGATCAAAAGGGTCTCAGTGTCAATGAGCGTTTAATTAGGATTGCTGATACACTTGAGAAGCTAATGGAGTCATTTTCACAGAAGGATTTCCAACCCACTGCTGGAAGTCCAGATGGTGCAAAAGTGTCGAACTCTAGCGTAACTGAAGAATCTGATGTATTATCTCCAAAACTCAGTGATTGGTCTCGCAGAGGCTCAGAGGACATGCTTGACTGTTTTCCTGAAGCAGATAATTCTGCTTTTGTGGATGAGCTTAAGGCTTTACCTTCTATGTCATGCAAAACTCGTTTTGGCCCCAAGTCGGATCAAGGAATGACAACATCTTCTGCAGGTAGCATGACTCCTAGGTCACCTTTGCTTACACCACGAACCAGTCCAATAGACTTATTATTACTGGGAAAAGGTGGTTACCCGGAACATGAAGATCTCCCTCAG ATGAATGAACTTGTTGACATTGCTAGATGCGTAGCAAATACGCCTGTGGAAGATGATCGCTCAATGCCTTACTTAATCACTTGCCTTGAAGATTTGAAAGTTGTCACTGACCGGAGAAAGCTGGATGCACTTACAGTGGAGACATTTGGAACACGTATAGAAAAGTTGATTCG gGAAAAATGTTTGCAACTATGTGAGCTAGTTGACGATGAGAAAGTTGATATAACAAGTACCGTCATTGATGAAGATGCTCCTTTTGAAGATGATGTTGTACGAAGCTTGAGAACCAGTCCTATTCATTCCAGCAGAGACCGCACGTCTATAGATGACTTTGAGATTATAAAGCCAATTAGTCGTGGGGCATTTGGCCGGGTTTTCTTGGCAAAAAAGAGAACCACTGGGGATCTGTTTGCCATTAAG GTTCTTAAGAAGGCAGATATGATACGCAAGAATGCTGTTGAAAGTATTTTAGCAGAACGTGACATTTTAATATCAGTTCGCAATCCATTTGTG GTTCGCTTCTTCTATTCATTTACTTGCCGTGAAAATTTGTATCTTGTGATGGAGTACTTGAATGGTGGGGATCTGTATTCACTATTGAGAAACCTGGGATGCTTGGATGAAGATGTAGCTCGTGTGTATATAGCTGAAGTT GTACTTGCTCTGGAATATTTGCACTCTTTGCGTGTTGTTCATCGTGACTTGAAGCCGGATAATTTGTTGATTGCACATGATGGCCACATCAAG TTGACAGATTTTGGGCTTTCAAAAGTTGGTCTGATCAATAGTACTGATGATCTATCTGGTCCAGCAGTCAGTGGGACATCTATGATGGATGAAGATGAATCTCAGCTATCTGAATCCGAACATCAGCAAGAAAGGCGTAACAACCGTTCTGCTGTAGGCACTCCAGACTATCTGGCCCCAGAGATCCTTCTAGGAACTGGACATG GTTTCACGGCTGATTGGTGGTCTGTGGGTGTTATTCTTTTTGAGTTGATTGTGGGCATTCCACCTTTCAATGCAGAGCATCCTCAG aaaatattCGATAATATTCTCAATCGTATGATACCTTGGCCTCTGGTTCCTGACGAAATGAGCCCTGAAGCACAGGACTTGATTGATCG CTTACTGACAGAAGATCCTCATCAAAGGCTTGGAGCGAAAGGAGCAACTGAG GTGAAGCAACATCCTTTTTTCAGGAATATTAACTGGGACACACTGGCAAGACAGAAG GCTGCATTTGTGCCTACATCAGAGAGTGCCTTGGATACAAGTTACTTCACCAGTCGCTTCTCCTGGAATACTTCAGATGAACGTGTATTAGCAACCAGTGATTTTGAGTATTCAAGTGATAATGGTAGCATAAGCGGTAGCAGTAGTTGCCTAAGTCGTCATGATGAACTG GGTGATGAATGCGGGGGCCTTGCAGAGTTTGAGTCAGGCTCTCCTGTCAATTATTCTTTCAGTAATTTCTCATTCAAG AATCTCTCTCAGCTTGCATCAATCAATTACGATTTGCTTACTAAAGGGTTGAAGGAAGATCAGCCGACAAACCCTAATCCATGA